A window of bacterium genomic DNA:
CGTTCGTCGCGGCCGGATCGCCGCGGTCGGAGCCGAGGAGTCGCCCCCGCGGGGGGCACGGGTCGTGCAGGCCGACCACGCGTATGTTCTGCCGGGGATCGTCGATACGCACGTGCACACGCGAAGCGAGCCGGGCGAGGGCATCACCCGGTGCACGCAAGCCGCGGTCGCGGGCGGGGTGACGACGATCGTGGACATGCCGTACGATATGCCCGCGGCCGTTCCGGATCTCGAGACCTTCACGAGGAAGATCGCAGACGTCGCCGCCCAGGCGGTCGGAGACGTCGCGCTGTACGGAACGATTCGCAGGGAGGGTGGCCTCGACGAGATCGAGCGGATCGCCGCCGCCGGCGCGTGCGCGTTCAAGATGGCCACGTACGAGGCCGACCCGGTCCGCTTTCCCCGGATCCCCGATGGGGAGCTCCTCGCCGCGTTCCACCGGGTCGCCCCACTCGGCCTCCCCGTCGCGGTGCACTGTGAGAACCAGGACATCGCCGATCGGGGCGCGGCCCGGGAGCGCGCCGCCGGACGGACCGATCCGCTCGCCCACGGGCGATCGCGGCCGCCCGTCTCGGAGACCGAAGCGGTCGGCCGCGTGCTCGAGCTGGCGGTCGGGACGGATGTCCACGTGCACATCGTCCACGCCAGCGTCCCCCGCTCCTTCGACCTCGTGGAGCGGTACCGGCAAGAGGGCGGCCGCGTCACCGCCGAGACGTGCATCCAGTACCTCGTGCTCGATGAATCTTCGATGGCCCGCCTCGGGGCGCTTGCGAAAATCAACCCGCCCCTCCGGAGCCGCGACCACGTCGAGGCGTTATGGCGGTATCTGGCCGCCGGCCGGATCGATCAGGTGACCTCCGACCACGCCCCCTGGCTCCTCGCGCGAAAGAGCGATCCGGATATCTTCGCGAACGCGTCGGGCGCCCCGGGGGTCGAAACGCTGTTGCCGTTGCTGTACCACTTCGGCGTCGCCTCCGGCCGGATCTCCATCCTCGAACTCGCCACCCTGCTGTCCGAGCGGCCCGCGCGCAACTTCGGGCTGGCTCCCCGCAAGGGCCGGCTGACGCCTGGGGCGGACGCCGACCTGACGATCCTCGACCCGGACGCGGTTTGGACGATCCGGGGGAAGGACCTCCATAGTGGCGCCGGCTGGACCCCCTTCGAAGGGCTGGAGATCCGGGGCCGGGTCGCCCAGACCTTCGTCAGAGGCCGCGCAGCATACGAGCGCGGCGGGGTCGTGGCACGTCCCGGCGACGGCCAGTTCATCTCGCCGGTGCGCGATGTCCCGGGACGCGGAACGGCGCCCGGGGTGCCTGCGCCGGCGGATCTCGGAGGAGT
This region includes:
- a CDS encoding dihydroorotase family protein, which gives rise to MPKPPEFDLVVSGRIVLPERVLDHGYVAVRRGRIAAVGAEESPPRGARVVQADHAYVLPGIVDTHVHTRSEPGEGITRCTQAAVAGGVTTIVDMPYDMPAAVPDLETFTRKIADVAAQAVGDVALYGTIRREGGLDEIERIAAAGACAFKMATYEADPVRFPRIPDGELLAAFHRVAPLGLPVAVHCENQDIADRGAARERAAGRTDPLAHGRSRPPVSETEAVGRVLELAVGTDVHVHIVHASVPRSFDLVERYRQEGGRVTAETCIQYLVLDESSMARLGALAKINPPLRSRDHVEALWRYLAAGRIDQVTSDHAPWLLARKSDPDIFANASGAPGVETLLPLLYHFGVASGRISILELATLLSERPARNFGLAPRKGRLTPGADADLTILDPDAVWTIRGKDLHSGAGWTPFEGLEIRGRVAQTFVRGRAAYERGGVVARPGDGQFISPVRDVPGRGTAPGVPAPADLGGVRA